One region of Polaribacter pectinis genomic DNA includes:
- the hisG gene encoding ATP phosphoribosyltransferase, whose amino-acid sequence MSNLRIAVQKSGRLNEDSMRILKDIGISIDNGKDQLKASARNFPVEVFYLRNGDIPQYLRDGVVDAAIIGENVLIEKGSDLEFVERLGFSKCKVSIAVPKESKSNSLKDLNGKRIATSYPETVRKFLKEQNLDAQLHIINGSVEIAPNIGLADGICDIVSSGSTLFKNGLKEIEVLLKSEAVLAVSPQISDERKVILDKIQFRIQSVLKGRDSKYVLLNAPNDKLENILKLLPGMRSPTVLPLAEKGWSSVHTVVTKNKFWDIIEDLKANGAEGILVCPIEKMVL is encoded by the coding sequence ATGAGTAATTTAAGAATTGCAGTACAAAAATCAGGAAGATTAAACGAAGATTCAATGAGAATCTTAAAAGACATTGGAATTTCTATCGATAATGGTAAAGACCAACTAAAAGCATCCGCAAGAAATTTTCCTGTGGAAGTTTTCTATTTAAGAAATGGAGATATTCCTCAATATTTACGAGATGGAGTAGTAGATGCAGCAATAATTGGTGAGAATGTTTTAATAGAAAAAGGAAGCGATTTAGAATTTGTAGAACGTTTAGGTTTTTCTAAATGTAAAGTTTCAATAGCTGTTCCAAAAGAATCTAAATCCAATTCTTTAAAAGATTTAAACGGAAAAAGAATTGCAACTTCTTATCCAGAAACAGTTAGAAAGTTTTTAAAAGAACAAAATCTAGATGCACAATTACACATTATTAATGGTTCTGTAGAAATTGCGCCAAATATTGGTTTGGCAGATGGAATTTGCGATATCGTTTCCAGTGGAAGTACCTTATTCAAAAACGGATTAAAAGAAATTGAGGTTCTTTTAAAATCGGAAGCAGTTTTGGCAGTTTCTCCTCAAATTTCCGATGAAAGAAAAGTTATTTTAGACAAAATTCAATTTAGAATTCAGTCTGTTTTAAAAGGTAGAGATTCAAAATATGTGTTATTAAATGCACCAAATGATAAGTTAGAAAATATACTAAAACTCTTGCCAGGTATGAGAAGTCCTACAGTTTTGCCATTGGCAGAAAAAGGTTGGAGTTCTGTGCACACAGTAGTTACCAAGAATAAATTCTGGGACATTATCGAAGATTTAAAAGCAAATGGAGCCGAAGGAATTTTAGTGTGTCCAATTGAAAAAATGGTACTTTAA
- the typA gene encoding translational GTPase TypA has protein sequence MHEIRNIAIIAHVDHGKTTLVDKIIDQAKVLDDRKERTDLLLDNNDLERERGITILSKNVSVTYKNTKINVIDTPGHADFGGEVERVLKMADGVLLLVDAFEGPMPQTRFVLGKALELGLTPIVVVNKVDKENCTPDLVHEKVFDLMFALEATEEQLDFATIYGSAKNNWMSTDWKNETDNIIPLLDAVIESIPATKYNEGTAQMQITSLDFSSFTGRIAIGRIFRGDLEVGKDYMLCKADGSTKKVRIKELHVFEGMGKMQVDKVPCGDICAITGIEGFEIGDTIADLENPEALPRTEIDQPTMSMLFTINNSPFFGKEGKYVTSRHLRDRLFKELEKNLALKVETTDSEDKFNVFGRGVLHLSVLIETMRREGYELQVGRPQVILKDIDGVKSEPYETLSIDVPEDVASKAVNLVSLRKGDLMIMEPKGDLQHLEFTIPSRGLIGLRNRILTATAGTAIINHRFSEYGPYKGDFTEEVKGAIVSSAAGKATAYALNRLQDRGRFFIDINQEIYIGQVIGENSKSDDLAVNLIKGKQLTNMRKSGTDDAMKIAPKVDFSLEENMEYIKADEYLEVTPESLRMRKINFKG, from the coding sequence ATGCACGAAATTAGAAACATCGCAATTATTGCCCACGTCGATCACGGAAAAACAACTTTGGTAGATAAAATTATAGATCAAGCAAAAGTTTTAGACGACCGTAAAGAACGTACAGATTTATTGTTAGATAATAACGATTTAGAGCGTGAAAGAGGAATTACAATTCTTTCTAAAAACGTTTCTGTTACTTATAAAAACACAAAAATTAACGTAATTGATACTCCTGGTCACGCCGATTTTGGTGGAGAAGTAGAGCGTGTATTAAAAATGGCTGATGGTGTTTTGTTATTAGTTGATGCATTCGAAGGGCCAATGCCACAAACTCGTTTTGTGTTAGGTAAAGCTTTAGAGTTAGGTTTAACGCCAATTGTTGTAGTAAACAAAGTAGATAAAGAAAACTGTACACCAGATTTAGTGCACGAAAAAGTTTTCGATTTAATGTTTGCTTTAGAAGCAACTGAAGAGCAATTAGATTTTGCAACTATTTATGGTTCTGCAAAAAATAATTGGATGTCTACAGATTGGAAAAACGAAACAGACAATATTATTCCTTTATTAGATGCTGTTATAGAATCTATTCCAGCAACAAAATACAACGAAGGAACTGCTCAAATGCAAATTACATCTTTAGATTTTTCTTCTTTTACAGGAAGAATTGCAATCGGACGTATATTTAGAGGAGATTTAGAAGTTGGTAAAGATTACATGCTTTGTAAAGCAGATGGATCTACTAAAAAAGTAAGAATTAAAGAATTACACGTATTCGAAGGAATGGGTAAAATGCAAGTAGACAAAGTTCCTTGTGGAGATATTTGTGCTATTACCGGTATTGAAGGTTTCGAAATTGGTGATACAATTGCAGATTTAGAAAATCCTGAAGCATTACCAAGAACAGAAATTGACCAACCTACAATGAGTATGTTGTTTACAATTAACAATTCTCCTTTCTTTGGTAAAGAAGGTAAATATGTAACATCTCGTCACTTAAGAGACAGATTGTTTAAAGAATTAGAGAAAAATCTTGCATTAAAAGTAGAAACTACAGATTCTGAAGATAAATTTAACGTTTTCGGACGTGGAGTTTTACACTTATCTGTATTAATTGAAACAATGCGTAGAGAAGGTTATGAATTACAAGTGGGAAGACCACAGGTAATTTTAAAAGATATAGATGGTGTAAAATCAGAACCATATGAAACCTTATCTATTGATGTACCAGAAGATGTTGCTTCTAAAGCAGTAAACTTGGTTTCTTTAAGAAAAGGAGATTTAATGATTATGGAGCCTAAAGGAGATTTACAACATTTAGAGTTTACAATTCCTTCTCGTGGTTTAATAGGTTTAAGAAATAGAATTTTAACTGCAACAGCAGGTACTGCTATTATTAACCACCGTTTTTCAGAATACGGACCTTACAAAGGAGACTTTACAGAAGAAGTAAAAGGAGCAATCGTTTCTTCTGCTGCTGGTAAAGCAACTGCCTATGCATTAAACCGTTTACAAGATAGAGGTCGTTTCTTTATTGATATCAATCAAGAAATATACATTGGTCAAGTAATTGGAGAAAACTCTAAATCAGACGATTTAGCAGTTAACTTAATTAAAGGAAAGCAATTAACAAACATGCGTAAATCTGGTACAGATGATGCTATGAAAATTGCACCAAAAGTAGACTTTTCTTTAGAAGAAAATATGGAATACATTAAAGCTGATGAGTATTTAGAAGTTACTCCAGAAAGTTTACGTATGCGTAAAATCAACTTTAAAGGATAA